In Elgaria multicarinata webbii isolate HBS135686 ecotype San Diego chromosome 15, rElgMul1.1.pri, whole genome shotgun sequence, one genomic interval encodes:
- the LOC134409117 gene encoding mitochondrial fission factor homolog A-like isoform X1: MWTAWRMPLEKAPCDVGFTEAINKSMQVPSRLRVADDSSAGDPKERLLLEGFSPSFQMHVPDRLLLAEMTDAAFSPLLGSQLRQHFPVVDDPLLEPAVQTMMYGEHPFLSFASHAGSQKRKRLAHQGRARKERVLVESPQLAPGDVRQRQEWLETSVPPASWSQARPLPPPPQCPPFPLEGRIYSLQNVLQALHFLGHQLFQLFRKPCQAPLSSREVNLVLETSLDEFGTTDILAMRRQLIRISGRLRALEEQCVGWRQKELLLYSVLVSTCLLNAWLWLRR, translated from the exons ATGTGGACCGCATGGCGCATGCCGCTGGAGAAGGCCCCCTGCGATGTGGGCTTCACGGAAGCCATCAACAAGAGTATGCAAGTTCCCAGCCGGCTCAGGGTAGCAGATGACTCCAGCGCAGGAGACCCCAAGGAGAGGCTGCTGCTAGAGGGCTTCTCTCCATCTTTTCAGATGCATGTCCCTGACaggctcttgctggcag AAATGACGGACGCAGCTTTCAGTCCTCTCTTGGGGAGCCAGCTCCGGCAGCATTTCCCGGTTGTCGACGATCCTCTTCTAGAACCGGCTGTCCAGACGATGATGTATGGGGAGCATCCGTTTCTGAGCTTTGCCTCCCACGCTGGATCTCAGAAACGCAAACGACTG GCACATCAAGGCAGAGCCCGGAAGGAGAGAGTGCTGGTGGAGAGCCCCCAGCTGGCCCCAGGGGATGTCAGGCAGAGGCAGGAATG GCTGGAGACCAGCGTGCCCCCAGCCAGCTGGAGCCAAGCGCGCCCCCTGCCTCCACCCCCTCAGTGTCCTCCATTCCCTTTGGAGGGCAGGATCTACTCCCTGCAGAATGTCCTTCAGGCGCTGCACTTCCTGGGGCACCAGCTGTTCCAGCTGTTTCGGAAGCCCTGCCAAGCCCCACTCAG tTCCCGGGAGGTGAACCTGGTCTTGGAAACGTCCTTAGATGAGTTTGGCACCACAGACATCCTGGCCATGAGGAGGCAG CTGATCAGGATCTCTGGGAGGCTCCGGGCGCTGGAAGAGCAGTGCGTGGGCTGGCGCCAGAAGGAGTTGCTGCTCTACTCTGTGCTGGTCTCGACTTGTCTCCTCAATGCGTGGCTTTGGCTACGGAGATGA
- the LOC134409117 gene encoding fetal and adult testis-expressed transcript protein homolog isoform X2, with protein sequence MWTAWRMPLEKAPCDVGFTEAINKSMQVPSRLRVADDSSAGDPKERLLLEGFSPSFQMHVPDRLLLAEMTDAAFSPLLGSQLRQHFPVVDDPLLEPAVQTMMYGEHPFLSFASHAGSQKRKRLAHQGRARKERVLVESPQLAPGDVRQRQECSREVNLVLETSLDEFGTTDILAMRRQLIRISGRLRALEEQCVGWRQKELLLYSVLVSTCLLNAWLWLRR encoded by the exons ATGTGGACCGCATGGCGCATGCCGCTGGAGAAGGCCCCCTGCGATGTGGGCTTCACGGAAGCCATCAACAAGAGTATGCAAGTTCCCAGCCGGCTCAGGGTAGCAGATGACTCCAGCGCAGGAGACCCCAAGGAGAGGCTGCTGCTAGAGGGCTTCTCTCCATCTTTTCAGATGCATGTCCCTGACaggctcttgctggcag AAATGACGGACGCAGCTTTCAGTCCTCTCTTGGGGAGCCAGCTCCGGCAGCATTTCCCGGTTGTCGACGATCCTCTTCTAGAACCGGCTGTCCAGACGATGATGTATGGGGAGCATCCGTTTCTGAGCTTTGCCTCCCACGCTGGATCTCAGAAACGCAAACGACTG GCACATCAAGGCAGAGCCCGGAAGGAGAGAGTGCTGGTGGAGAGCCCCCAGCTGGCCCCAGGGGATGTCAGGCAGAGGCAGGAATG tTCCCGGGAGGTGAACCTGGTCTTGGAAACGTCCTTAGATGAGTTTGGCACCACAGACATCCTGGCCATGAGGAGGCAG CTGATCAGGATCTCTGGGAGGCTCCGGGCGCTGGAAGAGCAGTGCGTGGGCTGGCGCCAGAAGGAGTTGCTGCTCTACTCTGTGCTGGTCTCGACTTGTCTCCTCAATGCGTGGCTTTGGCTACGGAGATGA
- the PRRG3 gene encoding LOW QUALITY PROTEIN: transmembrane gamma-carboxyglutamic acid protein 3 (The sequence of the model RefSeq protein was modified relative to this genomic sequence to represent the inferred CDS: inserted 2 bases in 1 codon) — translation MATFLAAQNAHTVLKRFPRANGFLEEIRQGTIEQECVEEICSYEEVKEVFENKEKTMEFWKGYAYSVKDPSDGTGRSDAMYVVVPLLGVALLIIIALFIIWRCQLQKATRHRPSYAQNRYLASRAGRSLPRVMVYREASHSQGEAHCQRDSGSRGGXGDGRWGQGSAGQAERTLHPPDHSASALARLSSATPPPSYEEVTGQPDSSSSEEAGMSYSDPPPKYEEIVAAVPVPGK, via the exons ATGGCGA CCTTCCTGGCCGCTCAGAATGCCCACACGGTGTTGAAACGCTTCCCTCGAGCCAACGGCTTTCTGGAGGAGATCCGTCAGGGCACCATTGAGCAGGAGTGCGTGGAGGAGATCTGCAGCTATGAGGAGGTCAAGGAGGTCTTTGAGAACAAGGAGAAGACG ATGGAGTTTTGGAAAGGTTACGCCTACTCCGTCAAGGACCCTTCAGACGGCACCGGCCGCTCAGACGCCATGTACGTGGTAGTGCCCCTGCTGGGCGTAGCTCTACTGATCATCATTGCCCTCTTCATCATTTGGCGGTGCCAGCTGCAGAAGGCCACCCGCCACCGCCCCTCTTATGCCCAGAATCGCTACCTGGCCAGCCGAGCAGGACGCAGCCTGCCCAGAGTGATGGTGTACCGCGAGGCGTCACACAGCCAAGGTGAAGCCCACTGCCAGCGGGACTCCGGCAGCAGAGGGGG GGGTGACGGCCGATGGGGCCAGGGCTCCGCCGGCCAGGCAGAACGGACCCTCCATCCCCCTGATCACTCAGCTTCGGCCCTGGCCAGACTGTCCAGTGCCACCCCGCCCCCTTCCTACGAGGAGGTGACTGGGCAGCccgacagcagcagcagtgaagagGCCGGCATGTCCTACAGTGACCCGCCGCCCAAGTATGAGGAGATAGTGGCTGCCGTTCCTGTCCCTGGGAAATAG